DNA sequence from the Deinococcus humi genome:
GAAAAGCGTCCCCGAACGCAGCCTGGACGGCCAGTCGGCCCGGCTGTCCCGCACCGTCCGGCAAGGTCAGATCAGTCAGCCGGTTGGCCTGCCGCACGGCGCTCTGGCGGATTTCGGCACCTACGCCGGCAGCGTCCAGCCGGGTGACCAGCGCACTTCGGTAGCTGGAGACCAGCAGCAGACCCAGCGCGGCAACGGCAAGCAGCCCGGCAGCACGGGCCACAGCATTGTTGACGCCGCTGGCCACCCCACTCAGTTCGCGTCCAGCGCTGCCCATCACCGCGCTGGACAGCGGCGCCACCGTAAGCGCCATTCCAAAGCCCAGCACCAGCGCACCCGGGAAGATCGCCGCCCAGTAACTGCCGCCCCAGCTCCGGCCCAGCCCCAGCAATGCAAAGCCTACCCCTGCCAGGACTGGCCCGGCAGTCAGGAACGGGCGCGGCCCATATTTGTCGGCCAGCGCCCCAAACCATCCGGACAGCCCAGCGAGTAACAGAGACAGCGGCAACAGCGCAGCCCCAGCGGCCGTGGCGCTGTACCCCAGCGCCCCGATCAGGTACAGCGGGAGGTACAGTCCCACTGCACCCAGCGCCCCGTACAGCAGGAAGGTCAGCAGGTTGGTGCCGGCAAACACTGGACGGCGAAACAGGCCCAGAGGCAGCATCGGCTTTTCCGTGCGGGCCTCATACCACAGGAAAAAGATGAACCCCACGACGGACACGCCCATCGAAGCCCAAGTCAGCGTGTCCCAGCCGTATTCACCCGTTCGCGTGAAGGCATAGGCCAGCCCGCCCAGGCCCAGCGTGATGCTGACGGCGCCCGGCCAATCCGGGCGTGCGCCGGGAGTCTGCGTCTCGGGGACACGGCGCAGCAGCCACAG
Encoded proteins:
- a CDS encoding MFS transporter yields the protein MTQPAATPRSSLLTPAERWTLAATVVGSSMAFLDGTVVNVALTALQDELNATAAGVQWVVNAYALLLAALTLTGGALGDAYGRRKIYGLGVVIFALASLVCGLASSLSVLIAARAVQGIGAALLVPGSLAMIGAVFDPGRRGRGVGLWSAASSVMTLLGPVAGGVLVDAGSWRWVFFINLPLALGVLWLLRRVPETQTPGARPDWPGAVSITLGLGGLAYAFTRTGEYGWDTLTWASMGVSVVGFIFFLWYEARTEKPMLPLGLFRRPVFAGTNLLTFLLYGALGAVGLYLPLYLIGALGYSATAAGAALLPLSLLLAGLSGWFGALADKYGPRPFLTAGPVLAGVGFALLGLGRSWGGSYWAAIFPGALVLGFGMALTVAPLSSAVMGSAGRELSGVASGVNNAVARAAGLLAVAALGLLLVSSYRSALVTRLDAAGVGAEIRQSAVRQANRLTDLTLPDGAGQPGRLAVQAAFGDAFRNVALASGVLGVLGGVAGFFFLAGRREEVESSGDKV